In Planococcus citri chromosome 4, ihPlaCitr1.1, whole genome shotgun sequence, the genomic window atatggaatatttttttttaatactttgacCTTTTCTCATCGACGACGATTGCATTTCTTTATCCAACGACGATTCTAATTCTATTAATTCCTTTACCCAACGACTGCATTTGTTTATCCATCGATTGCATTTGTTTATCCATCGATTGCATTGCTCTATCCATCGATTGCATTGCTTTATCAAACGATTGCTTTTGTTTATCCGACATTTCCGACAATTGTACTCTCGATCCCGACAATTGTATTACATTATCCCTCGATACCGACAATTGTATTACATTATCCCTCGATCCCGACAATTGTACTATTACATTATTCCTCGATTGCTTTTGTTTATCGGGCAATTGTATTTCTTTATCCCTCGATTGCATTTCTTCATCCGACAATTGCGTTTTATCTGAGGTAGGAACGGTTTTGTCGTTAACTATCATTAGACCTACAAACAATTAGCTACGTTAAATAAAGTGCTCCCTTTGTTGTTAGTACCTagttatttgaaaaacattaaCACCTGATTAAATAcacagtaagtaggtaaaatagTACTCGTCGTTACTTACCCC contains:
- the LOC135843806 gene encoding uncharacterized protein LOC135843806, which gives rise to MKSYSNDNKIKFWIIQLIAWILVIGGLMIVNDKTVPTSDKTQLSDEEMQSRDKEIQLPDKQKQSRNNVIVQLSGSRDNVIQLSVSRDNVIQLSGSRVQLSEMSDKQKQSFDKAMQSMDRAMQSMDKQMQSMDKQMQSLGKGINRIRIVVG